GACCAGCAGCTCCATACCGCTTTTGATAAACTGCCCTTCCTTGACCATTTTCATCGTCACAATGCCGTCGTAGGGCGCGTAAAGGGTCAAGTTTTTAACCACCTCGCCACTTTTTTCGAGCCGGTTAATCTGTCGGCTGCTGATATCCCAAAGCGCAAGACGTCGCCGCGAGGCGTCAAGCAGGCGGTCGGCACTCTCGGCAATCGAAGGGAAAGGTGACCGCGAAAGGGATAATTTATTGTTGAGGGCGAGCAGAAACTCTTCCTGCGCACTGACCAGCTGCGGGCTGTAGATGTCGAGCAGCTTCGCGCCTTGTTTCACGAATTGCCCGGTTTCGTTGACATAGAGTCGTTCTACCCAGCCGTCGATTTTACTGTTAATGGAAAACTGCCTTGATTCATCATACGTCACCGTGCCGACCGTCCGAATCGTCCGCGTCAGGTCGTTGCGGGTCACCGGGGCGACGCGCACCCCCATATTCTGCGACGTCACCGGATCGATGGAAATAACCGTACCGGTCGCGGTCTCATCTTCGTAAACCGGGACAAGATCCATCCCCATGGGAGATTTGCCCGGCTCATCGCGGATATAGGTCGGATCCATCGGTGCCGCCCAGTACTTGATCTTGCGCTCACCGGTCGGCTTGGCTGCTGCTGCTGCGCCGGTCGCTTTCACCGGGGTCAGATCCATGCCGCAGATCGGGCACTGCCCCGGTTCATCGGTGATGATCATCGGATGCATGCCACAGGTGTACTGCTGCTCGGCGGCATAAGCAGTCCCAACGTGCTGATGAGCAGGGGGCAGCGAGGCACTGCCGAGGACCAGTGCCGTTCCAAGGAGTAACGATAAAATCAATAAACGTGGACGCATTACAGCTCCTTATTGGTGGACAAATCGAGATTGCCACCGACGGTGGCTTCGAGCTGGGCGAGGGTGCGCAGGTAGTCGGCCGTGG
The sequence above is drawn from the Desulfuromonadaceae bacterium genome and encodes:
- a CDS encoding efflux RND transporter periplasmic adaptor subunit, with amino-acid sequence MRPRLLILSLLLGTALVLGSASLPPAHQHVGTAYAAEQQYTCGMHPMIITDEPGQCPICGMDLTPVKATGAAAAAKPTGERKIKYWAAPMDPTYIRDEPGKSPMGMDLVPVYEDETATGTVISIDPVTSQNMGVRVAPVTRNDLTRTIRTVGTVTYDESRQFSINSKIDGWVERLYVNETGQFVKQGAKLLDIYSPQLVSAQEEFLLALNNKLSLSRSPFPSIAESADRLLDASRRRLALWDISSRQINRLEKSGEVVKNLTLYAPYDGIVTMKMVKEGQFIKSGMELLVLSDISQVWVYADIYEYEMPWVKVGQQGKIILPYVGSEPVESVISYIYPYVEPKTRTVKARFELKNPDFILKPDMYVNVRLESESVAGALTIPVEAVLHSGEKQTVFVALGDGKFEPRQVKTGLQGEAGNIEIVQGLLEGEQVVTSAQFMLDSESKLREAIAKMLKRKDPPPQTGSGQGADATADDLFSDDKPANTSAEKLDDLFK